One Mycolicibacterium parafortuitum DNA segment encodes these proteins:
- a CDS encoding Na(+)/H(+) antiporter subunit C: MTTYLVPLMIIGVLTSAGVYLLLERSLTRMLLGLLLIGNAINLLLLNTGGPSGNPPVRGRTSADSTTIADPLAQAMILTAIVITMGVAAFVLSLAYRSYRINTIEEVSNDPEDTRVSQLSGKEDDELDDRPQPDVTRDTDLPDELDALPGYEGSR, translated from the coding sequence ATGACGACCTACCTTGTCCCGCTGATGATCATCGGGGTGCTCACCAGCGCCGGCGTCTATCTGCTCCTCGAACGCAGCCTCACCCGGATGCTGTTGGGGCTGCTGCTGATCGGCAATGCGATCAACCTGCTGCTCCTCAACACCGGCGGCCCGTCGGGCAACCCGCCGGTGCGCGGGCGCACCAGCGCTGACTCCACCACGATCGCGGATCCGTTGGCGCAGGCGATGATCCTGACCGCGATCGTGATCACGATGGGTGTGGCCGCGTTCGTGCTGTCGTTGGCCTACCGCTCCTACCGGATCAACACGATCGAAGAAGTCAGCAACGACCCCGAGGACACCAGGGTCTCGCAGCTGTCGGGCAAAGAGGACGACGAGCTCGACGACCGTCCGCAGCCCGACGTCACCCGTGACACCGATCTGCCCGACGAATTGGACGCGCTACCCGGTTACGAGGGGTCGCGATGA